A DNA window from Thermomicrobiales bacterium contains the following coding sequences:
- the mreC gene encoding rod shape-determining protein MreC → MFSLSATARRNLAVIAAVVVAALLLMFADTRGLLDAPKRLADNVVSPVSSALTSLGMGIGKDNPGGDPTLRQQLDEVTAERDALLAENAKLKELSSEVENLRQQLNFQESRPDLTYVTAEVISRDPESREKFVIINRGSNDGLQIGMAVVSPNFLVGQITEVEANRAKVLLIIDSGFQTGGRLQMARAEGIVYGLWQEGGRVEMRHIPYDVNIDDREVVVTSGKSAGIPEGLVVGKVMEIKKNQAQNETVVEILPLVNFENLESVTVITGTTPAQPQEQATPGT, encoded by the coding sequence GTGTTTTCCCTGTCAGCTACGGCACGACGCAACCTTGCGGTCATCGCAGCGGTTGTCGTCGCAGCGCTGTTGTTGATGTTCGCCGACACGCGCGGCTTGCTTGATGCTCCGAAGCGCCTGGCCGACAACGTCGTTTCGCCGGTGAGCAGCGCGCTGACTTCGCTTGGCATGGGGATCGGCAAGGACAATCCGGGCGGCGACCCGACGCTGCGCCAGCAGCTCGATGAGGTAACCGCCGAGCGCGACGCGTTGCTGGCGGAGAACGCAAAGCTGAAGGAGCTTTCCAGCGAAGTCGAGAACCTTCGTCAGCAGCTCAACTTCCAGGAATCCCGGCCCGACCTCACCTACGTCACCGCCGAGGTCATCAGCCGCGACCCGGAGAGCCGCGAGAAGTTCGTCATCATCAACCGCGGATCGAACGATGGGTTGCAGATCGGCATGGCCGTCGTCAGCCCCAACTTCCTGGTCGGCCAGATCACTGAGGTTGAAGCGAACCGCGCCAAGGTACTGTTGATTATCGACTCCGGCTTCCAGACGGGCGGGCGGCTGCAGATGGCGCGTGCCGAAGGCATCGTCTACGGGCTCTGGCAGGAGGGCGGGCGCGTCGAGATGCGTCACATTCCGTATGATGTCAACATCGACGATCGCGAGGTTGTCGTCACCTCCGGCAAGTCGGCCGGTATCCCCGAAGGTCTCGTTGTCGGCAAGGTGATGGAAATCAAGAAAAATCAGGCACAGAACGAGACGGTCGTCGAGATCCTGCCGCTGGTCAACTTCGAGAATCTGGAATCGGTGACGGTCATTACCGGCACGACTCCTGCTCAACCACAAGAACAGGCGACACCCGGCACATGA
- a CDS encoding MurT ligase domain-containing protein gives MTRTIDPRLLLATTTSKALTVGIRRLGRGGGTALPGLVAGYLDPRMLDKLAQRLPLGTVVVAGTNGKTTTSRMLAGMLAESGHRVAHNRSGSNLVRGISAALAEQMRAFGSGGPEIGVIESDENALPEILRRTSPRVVVLLNLFRDQLDRYGELETIASRWREALRTLDSSTTLVVNADDPTLAALAADSPATVVAFGLTEATATLAALPHASDAAACRICESPLQYHALFLSHLGHWHCPSCGAERPELLLAASSIRLNGMRGLTMDIEDRRGPEATVAGDLEVALPGLYNAYNALAATAAARVLGLEFEPISRALSSFEAAFGRLERVTYRGRTLTLALSKNPVGFNEILRMITGEPLQMPLVIAINDLDADGRDVSWLWDVDFEVLAEPQHEAAWFIAAGLRGHDLAVRLKYGGIASERINDASCGRPLGEVLDEVIDATPKGSDVFMLLTYTALLQLRQALADRGVVEEFWAQ, from the coding sequence ATGACACGCACGATCGATCCACGTTTGCTGCTGGCGACAACGACGAGCAAGGCGCTCACCGTCGGTATCCGGCGGCTTGGTCGTGGTGGCGGCACGGCGCTGCCGGGACTCGTCGCCGGGTATCTCGACCCACGAATGCTCGACAAGCTGGCGCAGCGTCTGCCACTTGGCACGGTGGTCGTTGCGGGCACCAACGGCAAGACGACGACCAGCAGGATGCTCGCGGGCATGCTCGCTGAATCCGGCCATCGCGTGGCCCACAATCGCTCCGGCTCGAACCTGGTGCGAGGCATTTCCGCCGCACTCGCCGAGCAGATGCGCGCGTTTGGCAGCGGCGGACCCGAAATCGGCGTGATCGAGAGCGATGAGAACGCCCTGCCGGAGATCCTGCGTCGAACCAGTCCGCGCGTCGTCGTGCTGCTGAATCTGTTCCGCGATCAGCTCGACCGCTACGGAGAGCTGGAGACCATCGCGTCGCGCTGGCGTGAGGCGCTGCGTACGCTCGATTCGTCGACGACGCTCGTTGTCAACGCCGACGATCCGACACTCGCCGCGCTGGCTGCTGATTCGCCGGCAACGGTCGTGGCGTTCGGCCTGACCGAGGCGACAGCAACGCTCGCAGCACTGCCGCATGCCTCCGACGCCGCTGCCTGCCGCATCTGCGAGTCGCCGTTGCAGTATCATGCACTCTTTCTATCGCATCTCGGCCATTGGCACTGCCCCTCATGCGGCGCCGAGCGCCCGGAGTTGCTGCTCGCCGCGTCATCGATCCGGCTGAATGGCATGCGTGGTCTGACGATGGATATCGAGGATCGACGCGGTCCGGAGGCAACGGTTGCAGGCGATCTGGAGGTCGCGTTGCCGGGTCTGTACAACGCGTACAACGCGCTGGCCGCGACGGCGGCAGCGCGTGTGCTCGGGCTTGAGTTCGAGCCGATCAGCCGCGCGCTGTCCTCGTTCGAAGCCGCATTCGGTCGGCTGGAGCGGGTGACCTATCGCGGCAGGACGTTGACCCTGGCACTGTCGAAAAACCCGGTTGGCTTCAATGAGATCCTGCGCATGATTACTGGCGAGCCATTGCAGATGCCGCTGGTCATTGCAATCAACGACCTTGACGCCGATGGCCGCGATGTCTCCTGGCTATGGGATGTTGACTTCGAAGTGCTGGCCGAGCCACAGCATGAGGCAGCGTGGTTCATCGCAGCCGGTCTGCGTGGACACGATCTGGCAGTGCGGCTGAAGTACGGCGGTATCGCCAGTGAACGCATCAACGACGCGTCCTGCGGTCGCCCGCTCGGCGAGGTGCTTGACGAGGTCATCGACGCTACCCCCAAAGGTAGCGACGTCTTCATGCTGCTGACTTATACCGCCCTGCTGCAACTGAGGCAGGCGCTGGCAGATCGCGGCGTCGTCGAGGAATTCTGGGCGCAGTAG
- a CDS encoding glutamine amidotransferase yields the protein MQLRIGWLYGHEMNIYGDRGNVMALARRGEWRGLETTVVTIGLGDPIDVDEIDLYFWGGGQDREQIAVSRDLQGEKGAALRVAVEDGAPVLAVCGGYQLLGHSYHPHEGDDLPGISAIDVTSEAGHERFIGNVVVDTDEFDTLVGFENHSGKTHLGSGVTPLGRVRVGRGNNGTDGTEGARYRNVVGCYLHGALLPKNPHLADWLIERALERRYGDVTLASLDSTLERRAHDGVVARAAALQR from the coding sequence ATGCAGTTACGAATCGGCTGGCTCTACGGGCACGAGATGAACATCTATGGTGATCGTGGCAACGTCATGGCGCTAGCGCGTCGTGGCGAGTGGCGCGGCCTGGAAACGACCGTCGTCACGATCGGCCTCGGCGATCCGATTGACGTTGATGAAATCGACCTCTACTTCTGGGGCGGCGGGCAGGATCGTGAGCAAATCGCCGTTTCCCGAGATCTGCAGGGCGAAAAGGGCGCAGCACTGCGCGTCGCCGTTGAGGATGGCGCGCCCGTCCTGGCTGTCTGCGGCGGTTATCAGTTGTTGGGGCATTCGTATCACCCACACGAGGGCGACGACCTGCCCGGCATCAGCGCGATCGACGTCACCAGCGAAGCCGGGCACGAGCGCTTCATCGGCAACGTGGTTGTTGATACAGACGAGTTCGATACCCTGGTTGGCTTCGAGAATCACTCCGGGAAGACGCACCTCGGATCCGGCGTCACACCGCTCGGGCGCGTGCGCGTCGGTCGCGGAAACAACGGCACCGACGGCACCGAAGGCGCGCGCTATCGCAATGTTGTCGGCTGCTACCTGCATGGTGCGCTGCTGCCGAAAAACCCGCACCTTGCAGACTGGCTGATCGAGCGCGCGTTAGAGCGGCGCTATGGCGACGTCACGCTCGCCTCCCTCGACAGTACCCTGGAACGACGCGCCCACGACGGCGTCGTCGCCCGCGCCGCTGCGCTGCAGAGGTGA
- a CDS encoding nuclear transport factor 2 family protein codes for MANDSLTALRAWFDTWGSYVAARDFASARPMFSPDVVGFGTHMRLVHGLDALERDQWRNVWPKISDFTFLTETLEGGVSPDGLQAWAIVPWTSTGYAEDGTPFDRPGRATVIFTRNQPNAEWRAIHTHFSLVPGTPQRSWGNPDDARP; via the coding sequence ATGGCAAACGACTCGCTCACAGCCCTGCGCGCGTGGTTCGACACCTGGGGCAGCTATGTCGCCGCACGTGACTTTGCGTCGGCGCGCCCCATGTTCTCGCCTGACGTCGTCGGATTCGGCACACATATGCGGCTCGTCCACGGGCTCGACGCGCTGGAGCGTGACCAGTGGCGCAACGTCTGGCCGAAGATCTCCGACTTTACCTTCCTGACCGAAACGCTGGAAGGCGGTGTTTCGCCAGATGGATTACAGGCATGGGCGATCGTGCCGTGGACATCTACCGGCTACGCCGAGGACGGCACTCCGTTCGACCGGCCCGGACGTGCAACCGTCATTTTCACACGCAACCAACCGAACGCCGAATGGCGCGCCATTCACACGCACTTCTCACTCGTGCCCGGCACCCCCCAGCGCTCATGGGGCAATCCGGATGATGCTAGGCCGTAA
- a CDS encoding TerC family protein: MELDFITKVLSIIAIDLVLSGDNAVVIAMASRRLPAEQRKKAIILGGGGAVVLRILFTIGAALLLGVPLLQAIGGLLLVYIAIKLVKPSGAEHSDIRASDSLGAAVRTIILADVVMSLDNMLAVGGAAHGHIGLLIFGLMLSIPILLFGSSFIARMIDRYPWLNLVGAAILVHTAMEMFFKDKYVRDIIHMERPLELGVILLIVLAVVALGWHWNKRAEEASHSTHSTPHHHSADATESGS, translated from the coding sequence GTGGAGCTTGACTTCATTACGAAGGTCCTGTCGATCATCGCGATCGACCTCGTCCTGAGCGGCGACAATGCGGTCGTTATCGCAATGGCGTCGCGTCGACTTCCGGCTGAGCAACGCAAGAAGGCGATCATCCTCGGTGGTGGCGGGGCGGTTGTGCTCCGCATTCTCTTCACCATCGGCGCGGCGCTGCTGCTCGGCGTTCCGCTGCTCCAGGCAATCGGGGGGCTGCTGCTCGTCTACATCGCCATCAAGCTCGTCAAGCCGAGCGGTGCGGAACACAGCGATATTCGCGCGTCCGACTCGCTCGGTGCAGCCGTCCGCACCATCATCCTGGCTGATGTCGTGATGAGCCTCGACAACATGCTCGCCGTCGGTGGTGCGGCGCACGGGCACATCGGCCTGTTGATCTTCGGCCTGATGCTGTCGATTCCGATCCTGCTGTTTGGCAGCAGCTTCATCGCCCGCATGATCGATCGATATCCGTGGCTGAACCTGGTCGGCGCAGCGATCCTCGTCCACACCGCGATGGAGATGTTCTTCAAGGACAAGTACGTCCGCGACATCATCCACATGGAGCGGCCACTGGAACTTGGCGTCATCTTGCTCATCGTGCTGGCGGTCGTCGCCCTCGGCTGGCATTGGAACAAGCGCGCCGAAGAGGCGTCACACTCGACGCATTCGACCCCGCATCATCACTCAGCTGACGCAACGGAATCAGGCAGCTAA
- a CDS encoding FHA domain-containing protein produces MSGLTLLTVILVVAVLIWLAQLVWLFRFAEQHRADPFRIVSGAAIFFVAAAPVAMNSPHIVERVADFWDRLFGSRPQSVESPRVPARLLINGEQIPLDQQRMRIGRYPNNEIVLDHPTVSAYHADIVERPDGRHEIHDNGSRNGTRVNGDIVTNRPLRDGDLITLGAASMHYLGSSSRETEAAMAADYRRRESEYEDDPYDRGR; encoded by the coding sequence ATGAGCGGACTGACGCTCCTGACGGTGATACTTGTTGTGGCTGTCCTCATCTGGCTTGCCCAACTTGTCTGGCTCTTCCGGTTCGCCGAGCAGCACCGAGCAGATCCATTCAGAATCGTTTCTGGCGCGGCGATCTTCTTCGTCGCAGCTGCACCAGTGGCCATGAACAGCCCCCACATCGTCGAACGCGTAGCGGACTTCTGGGACCGCCTCTTCGGCAGCCGCCCGCAGTCAGTCGAATCCCCGCGCGTTCCGGCGCGCCTGCTCATCAACGGCGAGCAAATCCCGCTCGATCAGCAACGCATGCGGATCGGGCGCTACCCGAACAACGAGATTGTGCTCGATCATCCGACTGTCTCCGCCTACCACGCCGACATCGTTGAGCGGCCCGACGGTCGCCACGAAATCCACGACAATGGCAGCCGCAACGGCACGCGCGTGAATGGCGACATCGTGACGAACCGCCCTCTGCGCGACGGCGATCTGATCACGCTCGGCGCTGCGTCGATGCACTATCTGGGATCGTCGAGCCGTGAGACAGAGGCCGCAATGGCGGCAGATTATCGCCGCCGCGAGTCTGAGTACGAGGACGATCCATACGATCGTGGTCGGTAG
- a CDS encoding VanW family protein — protein MSTAPSPFRKLLNTAERVRPGGNQREGHDPNLLRLERIAWLAAIGILLLFIAGIVGVQLAGQGKVRTGVEALGVDLSGMTRDEAFAAVSTAANAQMSEPLTLTDGDNSWTVSAADLGLTVDANTIVDDALEVGHEGVGPSRLGILWRFRDDPYVVGQNRIGVDRALLDQQLQSLAGAIQQSRVDGQLEVAPSGVTWVAPVVGRSLDIAASDAAIMNALASGADTAALVITEDAPPAILAQYVDARDQLTRIWDAPIEIVAADQTWTLTPDLIAIHLSLTQPADGNPAVLNLDEQWLNDVVREISIGTDSTPKSARAWWGDGGTLVKTRDAQAGKDLDEDAAYTLIKDAFTGNSDANRVDLPVALIDPPEQPADFASIDVSTLLASSSTTYGGGLAERAHNIELAASLLNGALVFPGETFSFNSEVGPTTLEAGWQIAYGIAETDGQVTTVPAEAGGICQVATTVFQPVFYSGFRIDQRASHSYWIPRYAYQGNVGIDAAVESTVGLDMRWTNDGPTPVLLEVYADGQDLTVNIYGAPLPWSVEVDPPVVTNVVEADPTIHYQETDTLPVGNQRAVESAQDGFDVTVTRRVIQGDNVISEDFSTTYTPAQNLVLVGA, from the coding sequence ATGTCAACTGCTCCATCCCCGTTCCGCAAGCTCCTGAATACCGCCGAACGGGTTCGCCCCGGCGGAAACCAGCGCGAGGGCCACGATCCAAATCTCCTCCGCCTTGAGCGTATCGCCTGGCTCGCCGCGATCGGCATCCTCCTGCTGTTCATCGCCGGTATCGTCGGCGTGCAACTGGCGGGGCAGGGCAAAGTGCGCACTGGCGTGGAGGCGCTCGGCGTAGATCTGAGTGGTATGACTCGCGATGAGGCGTTCGCCGCCGTTTCGACTGCCGCAAATGCTCAGATGTCGGAGCCGCTCACCCTGACTGATGGCGACAATTCGTGGACCGTATCCGCCGCCGATCTCGGACTGACCGTCGACGCGAACACCATCGTTGACGACGCGCTCGAGGTCGGGCATGAGGGCGTCGGCCCATCGCGACTCGGCATCCTCTGGCGCTTCCGCGACGACCCGTATGTCGTGGGACAGAACCGCATCGGCGTTGATCGAGCACTTCTCGATCAGCAATTGCAGTCGCTCGCAGGAGCAATCCAGCAATCGCGCGTTGACGGGCAGCTCGAAGTCGCTCCATCCGGCGTGACCTGGGTCGCTCCGGTCGTCGGCCGGTCGCTCGACATTGCAGCGTCCGACGCTGCGATCATGAACGCCCTGGCGAGCGGGGCGGACACAGCGGCCCTCGTCATTACAGAAGACGCTCCGCCGGCCATCCTTGCCCAGTACGTCGACGCACGCGACCAGTTGACCCGCATCTGGGACGCACCAATTGAGATCGTCGCAGCCGATCAAACCTGGACACTCACGCCCGACCTGATCGCCATCCATCTGTCGCTGACGCAGCCCGCTGACGGCAACCCGGCAGTCCTCAATCTCGACGAACAGTGGCTCAACGACGTCGTCCGCGAAATCTCGATTGGCACCGATTCGACGCCCAAGAGCGCCCGCGCCTGGTGGGGTGACGGCGGGACGTTGGTCAAAACCCGCGACGCTCAGGCTGGCAAAGACCTCGACGAGGATGCCGCCTACACGCTGATCAAGGACGCGTTCACCGGCAACTCCGATGCGAATCGGGTCGATCTGCCAGTTGCGCTGATCGATCCACCCGAGCAACCAGCCGACTTCGCATCAATCGACGTATCGACACTGCTGGCCAGCTCCAGCACGACCTACGGCGGCGGCCTTGCCGAACGCGCCCACAACATCGAGCTGGCCGCAAGTCTGCTCAATGGTGCGCTCGTCTTCCCGGGCGAGACGTTCTCGTTCAACTCGGAGGTCGGCCCGACGACGCTCGAAGCAGGTTGGCAGATCGCCTATGGCATCGCCGAGACGGACGGCCAGGTCACTACGGTTCCGGCCGAGGCGGGCGGCATCTGTCAGGTCGCGACGACCGTCTTCCAGCCCGTCTTCTACAGTGGCTTCCGCATCGACCAGCGCGCAAGTCACTCGTACTGGATCCCGCGCTATGCCTATCAGGGCAATGTCGGTATCGACGCGGCAGTCGAGTCGACGGTCGGGCTGGACATGCGCTGGACGAACGACGGACCGACACCGGTACTGCTGGAGGTGTACGCCGACGGGCAGGACCTGACGGTCAATATCTATGGCGCACCGCTACCGTGGAGCGTTGAGGTCGATCCACCAGTAGTGACGAACGTCGTTGAAGCTGACCCGACCATTCATTATCAGGAGACCGACACCCTGCCGGTCGGCAACCAGCGCGCGGTCGAATCAGCGCAGGACGGCTTTGATGTGACCGTCACGCGCCGCGTCATTCAGGGCGACAACGTCATATCGGAGGACTTCTCGACGACCTACACGCCGGCCCAGAACCTCGTGCTTGTCGGAGCCTGA
- a CDS encoding arginine deiminase family protein, protein MTDRVWGGNTMSGKLERVLVYPPVPPDPSVSWEEFSYLHPMNHALAVEEHAAFRRILTDAGVEVITGEIDDARLQDGIFGFDPVFTTNAGAVLSRMGKPLREAEVDLAERTMADIGVPIAGRIEAPGTLEGGDCLWIDAQTLAIGRGYRTNESGIQQMRDILAPSGVEVIAFDLPYWHGPAECLHLLSMISMLDDDLAVVYRPLMAVALVQLLEERGIEMVEIPDEEFETQGCNVLALGPRHCVVLRENTVSAERMRAAGCTVITYAGDEISHNRTGGPTCLTRPILRREG, encoded by the coding sequence ATGACAGATCGGGTTTGGGGCGGAAACACGATGTCGGGCAAGCTGGAGCGGGTGCTCGTCTATCCACCGGTCCCGCCTGATCCATCGGTCTCCTGGGAGGAGTTCAGCTATCTTCACCCGATGAATCACGCCCTGGCCGTCGAGGAGCACGCCGCGTTCCGACGCATCCTCACCGACGCTGGAGTTGAAGTCATCACTGGCGAGATCGATGACGCCCGGTTGCAGGACGGCATCTTCGGCTTTGACCCCGTGTTCACGACAAACGCCGGCGCAGTGCTGTCGCGAATGGGCAAGCCGCTCCGTGAGGCGGAAGTCGACCTTGCCGAGCGCACGATGGCCGACATCGGCGTACCAATCGCCGGACGCATCGAAGCGCCGGGCACGCTGGAGGGCGGCGATTGCCTCTGGATCGATGCGCAGACGCTGGCGATCGGACGAGGCTACCGCACCAACGAGTCCGGCATCCAGCAGATGCGGGACATCCTCGCGCCATCCGGCGTCGAAGTCATCGCATTCGACCTGCCCTACTGGCATGGTCCAGCCGAATGCCTGCACCTGCTTTCAATGATCAGCATGCTCGACGACGACCTGGCGGTCGTGTATCGCCCGCTCATGGCAGTTGCGCTCGTTCAGCTTCTCGAAGAACGTGGCATCGAGATGGTCGAGATCCCTGACGAAGAGTTCGAGACGCAAGGCTGCAACGTTCTGGCGCTCGGTCCCCGCCACTGCGTCGTGTTGCGTGAGAACACAGTCAGCGCTGAACGGATGCGCGCGGCGGGCTGTACGGTCATCACCTACGCAGGTGACGAGATCTCGCACAATCGCACCGGCGGGCCGACCTGCCTGACGCGCCCGATCCTGCGACGCGAAGGCTAA
- a CDS encoding aldo/keto reductase, which produces METRTAGLSELRLTRIGLGLAALGRPGYVNLGHASDLDRNYDVAAMRDHAATVLDAAWNAGIRYFDAARSYGRAEEFLAHWLTTREIRPDQITIGSKWGYTYTADWRIDADIHEVKDHTLPTLQRQIGESAATLGDWIDLYQIHSATIDSGVLDRSDVLDALAALRAERGWAIGLSLSGASSRETLERALDIQRDSTRLFSAVQATWNILEPSLSDILADAHRAGLAVIAKETLGNGRLTNRNDYPEFAASREVLNEQAERLGCTIDQLALAAVLDNDWIDCVLSGAATTAQLESNVGACMIRLDDDARVALARLAESPATYWSNRSGLKWN; this is translated from the coding sequence GTGGAGACGCGCACTGCCGGTTTGAGTGAGCTACGCCTGACGCGGATTGGGCTGGGTCTGGCGGCGCTGGGCAGGCCGGGCTATGTCAACCTCGGCCACGCGAGCGACCTCGACCGCAACTACGATGTGGCAGCAATGCGCGATCACGCCGCTACCGTCCTCGACGCTGCCTGGAATGCCGGCATCCGCTACTTCGACGCCGCGCGCTCATACGGTCGCGCCGAAGAGTTCCTCGCTCACTGGCTCACGACCCGCGAGATTCGGCCCGACCAGATCACGATCGGCTCGAAATGGGGCTACACCTACACAGCGGACTGGCGCATCGATGCCGACATCCACGAGGTCAAGGACCACACGCTACCGACGCTGCAACGCCAGATTGGCGAGTCTGCCGCAACACTCGGCGACTGGATCGATCTGTATCAGATCCACTCAGCGACCATCGATTCCGGCGTCCTCGACCGTAGCGACGTTCTCGACGCGCTGGCCGCCCTGCGCGCCGAGCGTGGCTGGGCCATCGGCCTGTCGCTGAGCGGCGCGAGCTCGCGCGAAACGCTCGAACGCGCGCTGGACATTCAGCGCGACAGCACGCGGCTTTTCTCCGCTGTCCAAGCGACCTGGAATATCCTCGAACCGTCACTCTCCGACATCCTGGCGGACGCACATCGAGCGGGCCTGGCCGTGATCGCCAAGGAGACGTTGGGCAACGGACGTCTGACCAACCGCAACGACTACCCCGAATTCGCCGCTTCGCGAGAAGTTCTCAACGAGCAAGCCGAGCGCCTTGGCTGCACAATCGATCAATTGGCGCTGGCTGCCGTACTGGACAACGACTGGATCGACTGCGTCCTCTCTGGCGCAGCGACGACCGCACAGCTCGAATCGAACGTCGGCGCATGCATGATTCGGCTCGATGACGACGCACGAGTCGCGTTGGCAAGGTTGGCCGAAAGCCCGGCTACATACTGGAGCAATCGCAGCGGGCTGAAGTGGAACTGA
- a CDS encoding site-2 protease family protein — translation MDASIGIGSIRGIRLGIHYSWFIVLVIFSYLLAEGQFPEQFEGWSRTQYWVVGVATVILLFASVMVHELAHSFVAQARGIEVVSITLFIFGGVAQLSEDSDEPGEEFAIAIAGPLASLGLAGLFGGLWYLLRDANEQLGALLGYLAVVNAILAVFNLIPGFPLDGGRVLRAILWKITGNVRRATRIVAVIGTLVGTLFFMLGIISALSGNLINGLWYIALGWFMQNAAQGGYRDVELRELLAGHVVSDVMDTAPVVVRSGLSVNELVDDWFLARNVRGAPVVTNDWFEGIVTISDVRSIPREQWDQTVVRAIMTPRERVHSVAPTDSVETALRLLSEHDIDQLPVLADGELVGLLRRSTLVRFVHLQQELGAQDARRVPAATGD, via the coding sequence ATGGATGCGTCAATCGGCATAGGTTCGATACGTGGCATACGTCTTGGCATCCATTACAGCTGGTTTATTGTGCTGGTCATCTTCTCGTATCTGCTGGCCGAGGGACAGTTCCCGGAACAGTTCGAGGGCTGGTCGCGCACGCAATACTGGGTCGTCGGTGTCGCAACAGTCATCCTGCTGTTCGCGTCGGTCATGGTTCACGAGCTGGCCCACTCGTTCGTTGCGCAGGCACGCGGCATCGAGGTCGTCAGCATCACCCTGTTCATCTTCGGCGGCGTTGCCCAGCTTTCGGAAGACTCCGATGAGCCGGGCGAAGAGTTCGCCATTGCCATCGCCGGGCCGCTCGCGTCGCTCGGCCTGGCCGGACTCTTTGGCGGGCTCTGGTACTTGCTGCGCGACGCGAATGAACAGCTCGGAGCGCTGCTGGGTTACCTCGCGGTCGTCAACGCGATCCTGGCGGTCTTCAACCTCATCCCGGGATTCCCACTCGACGGCGGTCGTGTTCTGCGGGCAATCCTCTGGAAGATCACCGGGAACGTTCGTCGCGCCACCCGCATCGTCGCCGTCATCGGCACGCTGGTCGGCACGCTCTTCTTTATGCTCGGCATCATCTCGGCCCTCAGCGGCAACCTGATCAACGGCCTCTGGTACATCGCTCTCGGCTGGTTCATGCAGAACGCCGCGCAGGGCGGCTATCGTGACGTCGAGCTTCGCGAGCTGCTGGCCGGGCACGTCGTGTCCGACGTCATGGATACCGCGCCGGTCGTCGTTCGCAGCGGTTTGAGTGTGAATGAGCTGGTTGACGACTGGTTTCTGGCGCGCAACGTCCGCGGTGCGCCGGTGGTGACCAACGATTGGTTCGAGGGCATCGTAACGATTTCCGATGTGCGCTCCATCCCGCGCGAGCAGTGGGACCAGACGGTCGTGCGGGCGATCATGACGCCGCGCGAACGCGTCCACTCGGTCGCGCCAACGGACAGCGTCGAGACGGCACTCCGTCTGCTGTCGGAGCACGACATCGACCAACTACCGGTGCTCGCCGACGGTGAGCTGGTCGGCCTGCTGCGACGCTCAACGCTGGTGCGCTTCGTCCATCTGCAGCAAGAGCTCGGCGCGCAGGACGCTCGGCGCGTTCCAGCTGCTACAGGAGATTGA
- a CDS encoding PadR family transcriptional regulator: protein MAVEMVLLGLLRQGPRHGYDLTREFSPDTVLGDIVHLEPSLLYANIKKLEREGLVQSNVQPQGTRPPRRMLELSPQGEEALDKWLAAPVERTRDLRLEFLMKLYIVRLIGQGDAAKLIEDQREVCKGFVSSLRGQLEGERDEFRRLVLEMRLAQNTALLQWLDQASQHVVA from the coding sequence ATGGCCGTCGAAATGGTCTTGCTCGGATTGCTGCGCCAGGGGCCGCGGCATGGGTACGACCTGACGCGTGAGTTCTCTCCGGACACCGTCCTCGGCGACATCGTCCACCTCGAGCCAAGCCTGCTGTATGCCAACATCAAGAAGCTTGAGCGCGAAGGGCTTGTCCAGTCCAACGTCCAACCCCAGGGGACGCGACCTCCGCGCCGCATGCTCGAGCTTTCTCCGCAAGGCGAGGAGGCGCTCGACAAATGGCTCGCTGCGCCGGTTGAGCGCACGCGGGACCTCCGGCTGGAGTTCCTGATGAAGCTCTACATCGTCCGCTTGATTGGCCAGGGAGACGCAGCAAAGCTCATCGAAGATCAGCGCGAGGTGTGCAAAGGCTTTGTGTCGTCGCTGCGCGGGCAGCTTGAAGGGGAGCGTGACGAGTTTCGGCGTCTGGTACTCGAGATGCGGCTGGCGCAGAACACAGCTCTGTTGCAATGGCTCGATCAAGCGTCCCAGCACGTGGTGGCGTGA